Part of the Microbulbifer salipaludis genome is shown below.
AACCTGTTGCAGGCCAGCCATTTCGCCGCCACCAGTGTGGCCGCGGAGCGCGATGGCGAGCTACTGGGATTTATTTCCGGTTACCTCATTCCCGATCGCCCCGACACCCTGTTTATCTGGCAGGTCGCGGTGGCGGAAAACGGGCGCGGTATGGGCCTTGCCGGCCGCATGCTGCGAGAGATTCTCTCCCGCCCCGCCTGCCGGGCGGTCAGCCACCTCGAAACCACGATTACGCCGGACAACGATGCCTCCTGGGCACTGTTCCGCAGCCTGGCGCGCAAGCTCGGTGCGGCGTGTTCCGACTCGGTGATGTTCGACCGCGAGCGGCACTTCAATGGCCAGCACGACAGCGAGATGCTGTTGCGCATCGGGCCGTTTGCGCCGGTCGCGCGTGAGGAGACGGCCCTCTGAGCGGTTGCCGCTATGCCTCCACATTCCGTTTACCTGTTTCCATTTATGTTTTTACTCAACCATTAGAAAAGGGTTGCCAAAATGAAAGTATTTGACGAAATCGAATCTGAAGTAATGAGCTACGCCCGCGCTTTCCCGCGGGTTTTTAATAAGGCGCAGGGCGAGTACCTGTACGACGAGGAAGGCAACCAGTACCTGGACTTCCTCGCCGGTGCCGGCACCCTGAACTACGGGCACAACAACCCGATCTTCAAAAAAGCGCTGCTGGAATACATCGAGCAGGACGGTATTACCCACGGCCTGGACCTGCACACCAAGGCCAAGCGTGAGTTTCTGGAGTCGTTCTACGAGCACATCCTGAAGCCCCGTGACATGACCTACATCATGCAGTTCACCGGCCCCACCGGCACCAATGCGGTGGAAGCTGCACTGAAGATCGCGCGCAAGTACAAAGGCCGCGAAAACATTATTTCCTTCACCAACGGCTTCCACGGCTGCAGCCTGGGCGCGCTGTCTGCCACTGGTAACTCCCACCATCGCGGTGCCTCTGGCGTGAGCATGAGCGGTGTGGCACGCATGCCGTACGACGGTTACCTGGGTGACGACATGGACACCACCGCGTACCTCGACAAGGTGCTGAGCGATTCCTCCAGCGGTGTGGACCACCCGGCGGCCGTACTGGTGGAAACCGTACAGGGCGAGGGCGGTATCAATGCGGCCAGCGTTGAGTGGCTGCGCAACCTGCAGGACGTGTGCAAAAAGCACGACGTACTGCTGATTGTCGACGACATCCAGGCGGGCTGTGGCCGTACCGGCAGCTACTTCAGTTTTGAAGAAGCCGGCATCGATCCGGACATCGTTACCCTGTCCAAGTCCCTGAGTGGTTACGGCCTGCCGTTTGCGGTAGTACTGATGAAGCCGGAGCTGGACCAGTGGAAGCCGGGCGAGCACAACGGCACCTTCCGCGGCAACAACCTCGCGTTTGTTACCGCCAAGGCGGCCATCGATCACTTCTGGAGCGATGACAAGTTTGCCAAGGAAGTGAAGCGCAAGGGCGACTACATCGAGCAGCGCCTGCAGAAGATCGTTGACCAGTATGGCGACGGCAACATGACCACCCGCGGTCGCGGCATGTTCCGCGGCCTCAACTGCGTGAGCGGCGAGCTGGCCGACAAGATCACCACCGAAGCCTTCCGCAATGGCCTGGTGATTGAAACCAGTGGCGCCGACGACCATGTGGTGAAAACCCTGTGCCCGCTGACCATCAGCGATGAAAACCTGACCAAGGCACTGGATATTGTGGAAGCCGCGGTTGCCAAAGTGCTGAAAGGTGAAGATGTGCCGGAAGAGCACGACTTCTTCGCAGAAGATGCCGAGCAGCCGGCACCGCTGGCCGGCGCTGCCTGATACGCGCCACACCGACCGGCGGCCGCTGTTCCTGCGTGAGGCAGCGGGCCGCCCATTTCAAGACCTGAATTCAAGATTGCAAGTAGAGTAAGTAATGATCGTAAGAAAGCTGCAAGAAGCAGAACAATCCAACCGTCGTATCGTGTCAGAAGGCTGGGAAAGCACCCGCCTGCTGCTGAAAAATGACAATATGGGCTTCTCGTTCCATATCACGACCATTTATGAGGGGGCGAACCTGAACCTGCATTACCAGAACCACCTGGAATCGGTGTACTGCATTTCCGGTGAAGGTTCGGTCATGGCGGAAGCCGATGGCGTAGTGCATGAGATCACGCCGGGCACCATTTATATCCTGGATAAGCACGATAAGCATGTGCTGAAAGCAAAGACCGAAATGAAGATGGCTTGTGTGTTCAACCCGCCCCTGCATGGCAAGGAAGTGCACAATGCGGAAGGTGCGTATGAGCTGGAAGCGGAAGAGGTGAAGGACGAAAAATAATTCGGCCGATCACATCATCCCTATGCACAACAAAGCAGCGGAGTTTTGGAGCACCACGCGGGACTATTTGACCTCGGACAGCAGTGAACCGGGCAAGAAAAGTAGCCGCACTCCTAATCTTGAACTCAAAAACGGTCAACGCAAGGATCCCATGAAAGCACATACGGTTGAAAAAATCGGCGGTACGTCCATGAGCGACTACCGTGCAGTACGCGACAACATCATTCTGAAAAACGGCAAGGCGAAAACAGAAGGGCTGTATCGGCGTGTTTTCGTGGTTTCTGCCTACGGCGGCATTACCGACATGCTGCTGGAGCATAAAAAATCCGGCCGCCCCGGGGTGTTTGCCCTGTTCGCCGGCGCGGACGATGAGCGTGAATGGTCCGACGCTGTAGCGGGCCTGCGCGCCAGCATGGAAGAAATCAACGGAAAGCTGTTCAGCGACGAAATCACCCTGGCCAAGGCCAACGGCTTTATTGGCGAGCGCCTGGACGATGCGGCCAACTGCCTGGCGGACCTGGAGCGGGTGTGTCAGCACGGCCACTTTGCCCTGGAAGGACACCTGGACGTGGTGAGTGAAATGCTCGCCAGCCTGGGTGAAGCGCACAGTGCCTGGAATATGGCGCAGCTGCTGAAGCAGGAGGGGATCAACGCCCGTTTTGTGGACCTGACCGGCTGGCGCGATGGCGAACACCGCACCCTGGATGAGCGCATCGAACGCGCTTTTGCGGATGTGGATTTCGACAACGAACTGCCCATCGCCACCGGCTATGCGCACACCGCCGAAGGCCTGATGAAAACCTTTGCGCGCGGCTACAGCGAAATGACCTTTAGCCGTATCGCCGTGATGACCGGTGCCAGCGAAGCCATCATCCACAAGGAATACCACCTGAGCAGCGCCGACCCCCGTCTGGTGGGCGAGGAGCACGCGGTGCCCATCGGTCGCACCAACTACGACGTGGCGGACCAGCTTGCCAATCTGGGGATGGAAGCGATTCACCCGCGCGCTGCCAAAGGATTGCGCCAGCAGGAAATACCCCTGCGCGTGATGAATACCTTTGAGCCCGAGCATCGCGGTACTCTGGTTACAGGCGACTATGTAAGCGACACGCCACAGGTGGAAATCATCGCGGGGCGTAAAAACATCTATGCTGTTGAATGTTTCGATCAGGATATGATGGGCAGCATGACCAGCTACGACCGGGCGATCAATGAGATTATCGCGCGCTTCAAGGGCAGCGTGGTAACCAAAGATACAAACGCCAATACCATTACGCACTACTTGAGCAATAACCTGAAAACCGTCAAGCGTATTAAAAAGGCGATTGGCGAGTTGTTCCCGGACTGCGACATTCAGGTGCGCAAGGTGGCGGTTGTTTCCGCTATTGGTAGCGATATGAAAATCTCGGGCATGCTGTCCCGCGCGGTGAGCGCGCTGGCCAACTCCGGCATCAGTATTCTCGCGGTGCACCAGTCTATGCGTCAGGTAGACATGCAGTTTGTGATCGACGAAAGCGATTACGAAAGCGCGGTAAAAAGCCTGCACGCAGCATTGGTAGAAGTGCACGAACATGGCGACGCCATATGCGCGGCCTGATGTTGCGCCTTTCTTCGCGACTGCCGCCAGCTTTGCTGGCGGCAGTGTTGGTTGTGGCCAGTGGGTTTTTCCCAGGCAACGTGGTGCTGGCGCAGGAAAGCGCGGATGTGCCGCCGCCGGTCATCAGCGAGGAGGAAAAGGCTGAAAACCAGCAGAAAATCGCCGAGCTGGACAAGGTCGCCGAGGCCGCCGACAAAATCGACAAGCCGCTGTATTCGCCGTTCATCGAACGCTATGTGCTGGATGAATTGAAACAGCTGCGCGTGGACATGGCGGCGCAGAAGGTATCGCTCACCGAGAACATCGTGGACCGGCAGTTAAGTGCCGCCGACAAGGCGATTACCTACGCCACCGATACCATTACCTACTTCTTCTACCTGATTGCCGGCTTCAGTTCCTTGCTGGTGATTATGGGCTGGACATCCATTCGTGATGTGAAAGAAAAGGTGCACACCCTCGCCAACCAGGAAATTTCCAGCCTGGTGGAACAGTACGAGGAGCGCCTGCGCAGCATTGAGGAGCAGCTGTCGGAAAAGACCCAGCATATCGAACACAACCGGGATGAGATCGAGCTGACCCAGGAAATTCACTCCCTGTGGTTGCGCGCCGGCAGGGAACAGACTCCCACCGGCAAGATCGCCGTCTACGACCAGATTCTGAATTTGCGCAAGGACGACGGCGAAGCGCTGACCTACAAGGCGGATGCGGTACTGGAACTGGACGAACCCCAGTGGGCCATCAACCTGTGTCTGCAGGCGCTGCAGATCGACAGCCAGAACGGTAACGCCTACTACCAGTTGGCCTGTGCCTATGCGTATTTGGAGCAGTGGGAAGAGGCCATCGGCTATTTGCGAAAAGCACTGGATATTTCCATGGCGTATCGCGACGAGGCACTGGAAGACTCCGCGTTCAATGGACTCTACGAATCCGAGGAGTTCGCCACCCTGATGGGCATTCAGCCGGAGAATGCCCCTCGGGCCGACGATACGCAGTGATTGTGCCGGCGCTGGTCGCCGGCCATCAGAATAAAAAAATGAACGGCTGTATCCATTCCAAAAGAACAAAAAACAAACAATAACCCGTGACCAACCAATCCGAGGGGCCCGACCGTGCTGATTAGCTTTTTGCTGTTTCTTTGCCTGTTTGCTGCCGTAGGTATCAGCTCCTACCGCAAGAGCCGCGGTACCAAGCAGGATTACTATCTGGCGAGCCAGGATGTTTCTCCCATGCTGGTGGGGCTTTCAGCGGTGGCCACCAACAATAGTGGCTACATGTTTATCGGTGTGATCGGCTACACCTACGCCACCGGCCTGGCCTCCATCTGGCTGATGCTGGGCTGGATTCTCGGGGACTTTCTCGGCTCCCTGTGGATGCACAAAAACCTGCGCGAGGCCGCCAAACGCAGTGGTGAATCCAGTTACGCCGGGGTGCTCGCCTGCTGGCAGGGCACCCGTTTCGGTGGCTGGCAGAAGCTGGCTGGTATTCTCTCCCTGCTCTTTCTACTCGCCTATGCCAGCGCCCAGCTGGTGGCCGGCAGCAAGGCCCTGTACGTGGTGCTGGACCTGCCGATCTGGAGTGGCGCGGTCATCGGTGGTGTGATCGTCGCGGCCTATTGCCTGGCGGGCGGTATTCGCGCGTCCATCTGGACAGACGCCGCCCAGTCGCTGGTGATGGTGGTCGCCATGGGGCTGCTGCTGTTCGTGGCGACCCAGTCTGTAGGCGGCCTGAGCGCCGCGTGGCAGCAGATGGGGCAGGTGGAAGGCTTCCTCAACTGGTATCCGCAGGATTTGCTGTTGCCGGGGCTGGCCGGTGGTGTGCTGTTTGCGCTCAGCTGGCTGTTCGCGGGTATTTCCGTTGTCGGCCAGCCTCATGTGATGGTGCGCTTTATGGCGCTGGATGATGTGGGGCGCATGGTACAGGCGCGCTGCTGGTACTACCTGTGGTTCACCATTTTCTATTTCATGGCCACCGCCGTGGGCATGCTGTCGCGCATCCTGCTCAGCGACCCGGGCACGTTTGATGCGGAGCTGGCGTTGCCGATGATGGCGATGGAACTACTTTCGCCGGTCTTTGTGGGGCTGATTCTCGCGGGCATTTTCGCGGCCACCATGTCCACCGCCGATTCGTTAATACTGAGCTGCTCGGCCGCACTCACCCACGACATCCTGCCCCAGCGCACCGAGAACACCCGCCTGTTGAAAGTTGCCACACTGGGTATTACCGCGGCAGCGGTGGCCTGGGCGCTGCTCAACAAGCAGAGTGTCTTCAGCCTGGTAGTGATGAGCTGGTCCGCCCTGGCTTCCGCCTTCGCGCCGCTGTTGATGGTGCTTGCCGCAGGCGGTAAACCGTCCCAGAGGCTCGCGGTTGCGATGAGTGTGCTGGGCCTTGCCACTGCGTTGATCTGGCGCTGGCTGGGCTGGCATGCGCATATCTACGAGGGCATGCCGGGTATTCTGATGGGGCTTGTGGTTTTTGCCGTTGGCCACTTTCTGGCGCGGGAGCCGGTAAGGCGTACTGCAAACGCATAGTGGCAAATCGGTGGATGCGCTGCGCTTATCCACCCTACATAGAGAACTCTCCATACCTGTAGGGTGGATAAGCGCAGCGCATCCACCACTTTCTTGCCTGAAAAAAAGAACCCGGCTCTGAGGCCGGGTTTTTTTATCCTGTGAGACGGCAATCAAATGCTTACTGGCGGATGCCTTCCACGTCCAGGATCATTTCCACGGTCTGGGACGCCGGGCCCAGGTCGTAGTCGATACCGAAGTCTTTCAGTTTGAATTCGGTCTTGCCGGTGAAGCCCTGACGGTAGCCGCCCCAGGGGTCCTTGCCGCCGCCGTTAGCATTACCGGCTTAACACCCATTGAGCCTGCGCCGTCGTGCGTGCGGTGGGCTTTGGCCCGTCAGGAATGGATCCCGATATCTGTGGTAAGCTGGAATTCGCGCCATTTTTCTGGCGGGCTTACCAAGATAACAAGGAGGTGTGGGATGGCCAACGCGCAAGTATCCCGGGTTGGGGGCAGCCTTTTCGGTGGTTTCTTTTTTTTGATGGGATTTGGTTTCTTTTTCGGTCTTGTCGGTATAACGCTGATCGACCGCCTTGATATGCGCGATTGGCTACCAATGAAGGCGGACATCCTTTCGGCCGAGTTGAAGACGCACCGCGATAGCGATGGCGACACCACCTATAAGGCCAGAGCCGACTACCAATACCACTATAACGGCCGCATTTACCGAGGTAACCGTGTCAGTGTTCATAGGGGGTCGGACAATATCGGTAGCTACCAGCAGAACATGTACCAGCGTCTCGCCGGGGCAAAACGGCAGGAGCGACCGGTCACCGGCTGGGTAAACCCGCACCGGCCAGCCGAGTCGGTTCTGGATCGGGAACTGCGCTGGATGATGGTGCTTTTTCCCACCATGCTGTGTTCGGTATTCATGATTATCGGTGCCGGTATTATCTATTTGACCTGGCGTAAGGAGGTGGCACCGGATCCCGAGGTTGAGAACAAGACGCCCTGGCTTTCTCGGCAGGAATGGTCGCAGGAAGGCATCTATTCCAATAATCGCCTGATGGTGGGCGGTGCCTGGTTTATTGCCCTGGCAGTAAACACGATCAGTTTACCGATTTCGTATGTTGGCGTGGATCATCTGGCCAGGGGCAAATATGTAGGCCTGCTGTTGCTCCTATTCGGTGGTTTCGGTTTCTATGTCCTGTACCGCGCGATCAAAAAGACCGTTGAGCATCACCGATTTGGCAGGGTGCCTGTAGTGCTCAGCCCTTTTCCGGGAGAGATCGGGGGCTTGGTGAGCGGGTATCTACAGTTTTCCCGCACACTCGATACAAGGTCGACTTTCCGCGTAACCTTGCAGCAGATGAAAACGGAAACCAGAAGGTCCGGCAACAAGACTCGCGTTTCCAACACCAGTCTGTGGGAGCTGGGCAGCACCGGGACCCTGAGGCGCAGCCCGCGTGGATCCCGAATATATTTTGCTTTCGAAGTGCCTGAAGCGCTGCCGCCTTCCCGAGTCCGCGATGGTGACGGCTATTGGTGGAATCTGGAGGTAAAAGGGGCGGTTCCTAGGGTGGACTTTAGTAGAAACTACGAAATCCCAGTTTTCAAAACGGGAGCGCCGGCACCGGCTGCCGCCCACGCCGGTGTGCCTGTCGCAATGCCCGAAACCAATTTTACCGAACAACTGGAAGCGCTGCTCGATGTTGAGCAAAACGCTAATGGTATCTCCATCAGGCAGGCCCGGGGCAAACAGCCATTCGCCTGGCCGCTCACACTATTCGGATTACTGTTTGGCTGCATTGGCATTGGTATCGGCTTTACTCAGGCGCCGATACTGTTTCCAATCGTCTTCACGGCATTCGGGATATTGTTCGCGGTAATCGGTGTGAATCTCCTGGTTACCGGATACGAGACCCTTATAGGCCGGGATCGCGTCGTGCACAGGGTCTATCGGCGCGACAGGCAAAAGACGCAAACCATCTGGCCACGCAAGGAATTACGCGGGCTGTGTTTACGCAGGAGTGGTTCCGGCAGTAGCCGGGGTAAAACAACGGAGTACTTCGACCTGCTGTTACAGAATATGCGGGGCGAGACGTTAAGTATCGGCTGTGGTATCGCCGGCCGTCTGCCGGCACAACAGTTGTTGGAGAGCGTCGGCATGCTAACCGGCCTCGATACTCTGGATGAATACAAACACAGAATACAGTTGAAAAAAGAGCAGGCCGAATTCTAGTGGTTCATTTTTCGGGCTTCCGTTCCTCTTTCGCCCGAAATTCTTTACTCGGTTAGCTCCAGAAACAAAAAAACCGGCGCTAAGGCCGGTTTTTTTTCATCCTGTGAGTCCATCCTGCGAGACGGCAATCAAATGCTTACTGGCGGATGCCTTCCACGTCCAGGATCATTTCCACGGTCTGGGACGCTGGGCCCAGGTCGTAGTCGATGCCGAAGTCTTTCAGTTTGAATTCGGTCTTGCCGGTGAAGCCCTGACGGTAGCCGCCCCAGGGGTCCTTGCCGCCGCCGATCTCTTCAACGTCGATGGTGATCGGCTTGGTTACACCGTGCAGGGTCAGGTCGCCTTTCAGCAGCGCCTTGCCGTCGCCGTTGGGTTCAAAGCTGGTGCTCTTGAAGGTGGCGGTGGGGAATTTGGCTACGTTCAGGAAATCTTCGCCGCGCAGGTGCTTGTCGCGCTCCGCGTGGTTGCTGTTCAGGCTGGTGGTGTCCACGGTCACCTGAATGGAAGAGGCTTCCGGCTTGGCTTCATCGTATACAAAGCTGCCGTCGAACTTGTCGAAACGGCCATACAGCCAGCTGTAACCCAGGTGCTTGATGCGGAACTGGACAAATGCATGGGCGCCCTTGGTGTCGATCTTGTATTCAGCCGCCTGTGCGGTGGCGCCAATCAGCGTGGTAAACAGCAGAACTGCGAGTTTCTTCATGGGTGAGCTTCCTGTTGGTTGTTGTTCAAGTGGTTGTTGTTCAAATAGCTGTTGTTTGAATCATTGTGCGCCGCAAATCGCTAGCGGCGCGGCGCCAGGCCGAGCATTTTGCGCAGCGTATTGTCCTTGTTCACGAAGTGGTGCTTGAACGCCGCCAGGCTGTGCACCAGCACCAGCCCCATCAGCGTCCACGCCAGCCACTCGTGGATGGTGCCGGCAATATCTTCCTGGTTTTCCAGCCCCTGCAGGGTTGCGGGCACGCTGAACCAGTTGAATACCTCGATAGCGCGGCCATCGGCGGTGCTGATCAGGTAGCCGGAGATGGCAATTGCCAGTAGCAGGCCATAGAGCACAGCGTGGGCGGCACTGGCGGCGCGTTGCTGCCAGCGCGGTGCGGGCTCGGGTGCCGGGGTCGTGTTGAGCCAGCGCCATAACAGGCGCGCAACCAGCAACAGGGCGAGCAGTATGCCCACCGACTTGTGGATGTCCGGGCCCTGCCGATACCAGGGGTCGTAATACGAGAGCCCCACCATCCACCAGCCCAGCGCGAACATGCCAATAATGGCGGGGGCCATCAGCCAGTGGAACAGTACGGCTACCCAGCCGTATTGGATGTTGCTATTGCGGGCCTGCACGACCGACTCCGTCCGTAAATTCAGATTCTCTGCATTATAAAAATTTTACGGCGGGCGAATAGCGCAAAAAGCTGGCGTTATTTTTCGAAAAAATCGCACGGGGCTGTCTTTGAAAGACCGCTCAGGGCTGTTGTGAGGCCGGCAGCGGGACCGGCCGGCGTTGCGGGCGGTTGCGAGATCAGTGCTGCAGGGCGTGCTGCCGCTCCGCGGCGTTCAGTACCTTGCCAAGGAGATTCGGGTCCAGCTTGGTGCGGTCGCTGAGCTGGTGGGTGAGCCAGTCGAGGTCGTGAGGGGATTCCGCACCGGCTTCGTTGCTGTCACCGTTTTCCATGGCGATCTGCTCCAGTTGCCAGATGACATCCAGCAGCAGATGAGGTGCCAGGGCCGGTTCGTCATCCGAGGAAAACAGGTGGTTTTCCAGGCGCTCCAGGTCCTGGCGCTTCACCACCAGCTCCGCGTAGTTGGGATACCAGAGGCCACTGAAGGGTTCGGGACGGCGGCTGAAGTCGAAAGTGATGCGCAGGCGGTTGCCGTTGCCATCCTGCAGGGTTGGCGTGTCGTTTTCTTCCGCCGGCAGGGCGGGGCGCTGACGCAATATACCCACAATGGCGCGCCAATCGCTGCTCTGCTCGGGGCACAGGCGCAGGGGCTCGCTGAGCTCGGTTTTGGGTTTGCCGGGGCGATCGATGTAGGCGAGTTGCTGGCCGGGGCGATACCAGTAGAGGTCCAGGGTGTGGTCTTCAGCAAGGCGGGCGAGGTCGTCGCTGGTGAGCGGGTCTTCGGAGAGGGCACTCAGGTGATCCACCGCCTGCTGGACACTGAGCCAGCGCCGCATGTGAAAGGGTTTACCCGTGGATTTTTCCGACCCGTTACCGCCCGCCGCTGCCATGGTTACCCTGCTTCCCTGAAGTGCGTTTTAACCCTTAAAGATTAGCAGGTGGCGGGAGATTGTGGGGGCGTCGGTTACAGCCAGCCTTTGCGCTTGAAGTAGAAGTAGGGCGCCATCCCTGCCATCAACATCAGCCCCAGTGCCCAGGGGTAGCCCAGTAGCCACTCCAGCTCCGGCATGTGTTCAAAGTTCATGCCGTAGATGCTGGCCACCATGGTTGGGGGCAGGAAGACCACGGCGGCAATGGAGAAGATCTTGATGATCTTGTTCTGTTCGATGCTGATAAAGCCCTGGGTGGAGTCCATCAGGAAGTTGATTTTTTCGAACAGGAAGGTGGTGTGGGACATCAGGGTGTCGATGTCGCGCAGAATGCCCCAGCAGCTCTCGCGCAGCTCCGGGTCGTCTTTCAGGTGGCGTTGCAGGAAGGCGATGGAGCGCTGGGTGTCCATCAGGCACAGGCGGATCTTGCCGTTGGAGTCCTCCAGCTTGGCCAGGTGGTCGATGGCTTCTTCCAGGTCGGCGTCTTCGTCTTCCAGCACCAGGTGGCTGACTTCACCGAGGGTCAGATAGTTGTCTTCCAGTGCATCGGCCAGGTTTTCCACCTTCTGCTCGAACAGCAGAATCAGCAGCTCTTGGGCATTGTGTGCTTCCACCTGATTGCGGCGGGCGCGCATGCGCAGCAGGCGGAAGTCGGCCAGCTCGGTGTCGCGCACGGTGATCAGGCGTTGCGGCTGGAGGATGAAGGCGGCGGTCGCGGTGTCGTGGCGGCCTTCGCTTTGCGTCAGGTACAGGGAATGCACGTGGATACCGGCGGCATCCACAAAGTAGCGGGCGGATGACTCCAGCTCTTCTACATCTTCGGATTCCGGCAGTTCGGTGCGCAGCAGCTGTTCCAGCAGGTCGCGTTCGTTTTCCTCCGGATCCTGCAGGTCGATCCAGGCCGCGTCGGACAGGGGTTGGCTCTGGTAGTCACTGCCGGCGTAGGTTTCTTTAATCTTGCCCCGTTGGATCTGGAACAGTCTCAGCATGCCCGCTTCCTTGGTTGTCTGGTTTATCCCCAGGCCTGGTGCCTGTAGATGATCTGCGCGGAATGGTGTCAGGCTGTCGTCCACAAATCAATCGCCGCCATGGGTCTGGCGGCGATCAGTGGGGGCGTTGTGGTCAAAGCGACCGGCTGAAACTGACTATAGCCACATCGGCAGTTGTGCGCGGATCTGCTCGGTGTCGCAGGTGGTCAGGTTCTTGCGCGACTCCCCGGCAATAGTGGCGAGGCAGGGAGAGCTCATGGAAAGACGCAGGCTGCCCGCCATCGACGGTTCGGCAACAATATAGAGACGGTCAAAGCGCCCTTCCTGGCGGCCCTTCTCCAGGGTGTGTGCAATATCGCGCGCGAATTTCTGAGCGCCCTGCTTGCGCAGACTGGTGGGCTCGGCCATGGCGTGGCGGCCCTGCCCTTGGCTGTCGAACGCGCGTCCGGGGGCGTCACTGAGTAGTTCTTGCGCTTTCATGCGCCCTTCCGGATAAACAAGAGATTCTATTTCGTTGAGAGTACCCGCACGTTTTTCCGCTTCAAATACGCGGGCATGAGTATGATTGGCTACCAGCACCCAGGCTTTTGACATGGTCGTTTACCTCTGTTTATTGCTGAGTCTTCCAATATGGTAGGGCGGGGTTTGCCGGGATCCTATGGTTCGGCCAATAAAACTCCGCG
Proteins encoded:
- a CDS encoding tetratricopeptide repeat protein; translation: MLRLSSRLPPALLAAVLVVASGFFPGNVVLAQESADVPPPVISEEEKAENQQKIAELDKVAEAADKIDKPLYSPFIERYVLDELKQLRVDMAAQKVSLTENIVDRQLSAADKAITYATDTITYFFYLIAGFSSLLVIMGWTSIRDVKEKVHTLANQEISSLVEQYEERLRSIEEQLSEKTQHIEHNRDEIELTQEIHSLWLRAGREQTPTGKIAVYDQILNLRKDDGEALTYKADAVLELDEPQWAINLCLQALQIDSQNGNAYYQLACAYAYLEQWEEAIGYLRKALDISMAYRDEALEDSAFNGLYESEEFATLMGIQPENAPRADDTQ
- a CDS encoding DUF3592 domain-containing protein — encoded protein: MANAQVSRVGGSLFGGFFFLMGFGFFFGLVGITLIDRLDMRDWLPMKADILSAELKTHRDSDGDTTYKARADYQYHYNGRIYRGNRVSVHRGSDNIGSYQQNMYQRLAGAKRQERPVTGWVNPHRPAESVLDRELRWMMVLFPTMLCSVFMIIGAGIIYLTWRKEVAPDPEVENKTPWLSRQEWSQEGIYSNNRLMVGGAWFIALAVNTISLPISYVGVDHLARGKYVGLLLLLFGGFGFYVLYRAIKKTVEHHRFGRVPVVLSPFPGEIGGLVSGYLQFSRTLDTRSTFRVTLQQMKTETRRSGNKTRVSNTSLWELGSTGTLRRSPRGSRIYFAFEVPEALPPSRVRDGDGYWWNLEVKGAVPRVDFSRNYEIPVFKTGAPAPAAAHAGVPVAMPETNFTEQLEALLDVEQNANGISIRQARGKQPFAWPLTLFGLLFGCIGIGIGFTQAPILFPIVFTAFGILFAVIGVNLLVTGYETLIGRDRVVHRVYRRDRQKTQTIWPRKELRGLCLRRSGSGSSRGKTTEYFDLLLQNMRGETLSIGCGIAGRLPAQQLLESVGMLTGLDTLDEYKHRIQLKKEQAEF
- a CDS encoding aspartate kinase, with the translated sequence MKAHTVEKIGGTSMSDYRAVRDNIILKNGKAKTEGLYRRVFVVSAYGGITDMLLEHKKSGRPGVFALFAGADDEREWSDAVAGLRASMEEINGKLFSDEITLAKANGFIGERLDDAANCLADLERVCQHGHFALEGHLDVVSEMLASLGEAHSAWNMAQLLKQEGINARFVDLTGWRDGEHRTLDERIERAFADVDFDNELPIATGYAHTAEGLMKTFARGYSEMTFSRIAVMTGASEAIIHKEYHLSSADPRLVGEEHAVPIGRTNYDVADQLANLGMEAIHPRAAKGLRQQEIPLRVMNTFEPEHRGTLVTGDYVSDTPQVEIIAGRKNIYAVECFDQDMMGSMTSYDRAINEIIARFKGSVVTKDTNANTITHYLSNNLKTVKRIKKAIGELFPDCDIQVRKVAVVSAIGSDMKISGMLSRAVSALANSGISILAVHQSMRQVDMQFVIDESDYESAVKSLHAALVEVHEHGDAICAA
- a CDS encoding ectoine synthase, which encodes MIVRKLQEAEQSNRRIVSEGWESTRLLLKNDNMGFSFHITTIYEGANLNLHYQNHLESVYCISGEGSVMAEADGVVHEITPGTIYILDKHDKHVLKAKTEMKMACVFNPPLHGKEVHNAEGAYELEAEEVKDEK
- the ectB gene encoding diaminobutyrate--2-oxoglutarate transaminase; the encoded protein is MKVFDEIESEVMSYARAFPRVFNKAQGEYLYDEEGNQYLDFLAGAGTLNYGHNNPIFKKALLEYIEQDGITHGLDLHTKAKREFLESFYEHILKPRDMTYIMQFTGPTGTNAVEAALKIARKYKGRENIISFTNGFHGCSLGALSATGNSHHRGASGVSMSGVARMPYDGYLGDDMDTTAYLDKVLSDSSSGVDHPAAVLVETVQGEGGINAASVEWLRNLQDVCKKHDVLLIVDDIQAGCGRTGSYFSFEEAGIDPDIVTLSKSLSGYGLPFAVVLMKPELDQWKPGEHNGTFRGNNLAFVTAKAAIDHFWSDDKFAKEVKRKGDYIEQRLQKIVDQYGDGNMTTRGRGMFRGLNCVSGELADKITTEAFRNGLVIETSGADDHVVKTLCPLTISDENLTKALDIVEAAVAKVLKGEDVPEEHDFFAEDAEQPAPLAGAA
- a CDS encoding YceI family protein — protein: MKKLAVLLFTTLIGATAQAAEYKIDTKGAHAFVQFRIKHLGYSWLYGRFDKFDGSFVYDEAKPEASSIQVTVDTTSLNSNHAERDKHLRGEDFLNVAKFPTATFKSTSFEPNGDGKALLKGDLTLHGVTKPITIDVEEIGGGKDPWGGYRQGFTGKTEFKLKDFGIDYDLGPASQTVEMILDVEGIRQ
- a CDS encoding sodium:solute symporter family transporter; translated protein: MLISFLLFLCLFAAVGISSYRKSRGTKQDYYLASQDVSPMLVGLSAVATNNSGYMFIGVIGYTYATGLASIWLMLGWILGDFLGSLWMHKNLREAAKRSGESSYAGVLACWQGTRFGGWQKLAGILSLLFLLAYASAQLVAGSKALYVVLDLPIWSGAVIGGVIVAAYCLAGGIRASIWTDAAQSLVMVVAMGLLLFVATQSVGGLSAAWQQMGQVEGFLNWYPQDLLLPGLAGGVLFALSWLFAGISVVGQPHVMVRFMALDDVGRMVQARCWYYLWFTIFYFMATAVGMLSRILLSDPGTFDAELALPMMAMELLSPVFVGLILAGIFAATMSTADSLILSCSAALTHDILPQRTENTRLLKVATLGITAAAVAWALLNKQSVFSLVVMSWSALASAFAPLLMVLAAGGKPSQRLAVAMSVLGLATALIWRWLGWHAHIYEGMPGILMGLVVFAVGHFLAREPVRRTANA
- the ectA gene encoding diaminobutyrate acetyltransferase, whose protein sequence is MSATSEQKEDDAIDDKVQGAQHKEATEQGEQVQLRRPVSEDGARVHQLIGNCPPLDTNSLYCNLLQASHFAATSVAAERDGELLGFISGYLIPDRPDTLFIWQVAVAENGRGMGLAGRMLREILSRPACRAVSHLETTITPDNDASWALFRSLARKLGAACSDSVMFDRERHFNGQHDSEMLLRIGPFAPVAREETAL